One Synergistaceae bacterium DNA window includes the following coding sequences:
- a CDS encoding response regulator, with the protein MDVQEAWVETTALTARIEALEKENKRLEHENRVTGRRLQIARGEIDLAKDYNLMKDKLLKTIIAEKSNQTKYFNLLLNNAQSVILLLDEKLRLVYCSDYFLRMAGISSFGLVGDREFLDVFRDTVSLDVVEDIQLMLEKALRSRHADVANKTISIGITPQRHYTVYVTPMSDEDGSIGGALLLFYDITELLRAKEAAERASEVKSAFLASMSHEIRTPMNVIIGMSELALREKNSPATEEYIAGIREAGSNLLSIINNILDFSKVASGNMSINSTPYTFASLLSDVINITRAQIAEKNILFAVNVDSELPNNLIGDEIRVRQVLLNILANAAKYTSEGFIHLNVTGASMDEGEILFSFSITDSGAGIKEEELENIFEDFVRVGSELNKKIKGAGLGLTISKNLCRAMGGDITVTSVYGRGSTFTATLTQSFTNGAKLASVENASQKRVLFCDERPLYRKSIAATLRNLRVPVSMTSEPNEFFIRLKSGRFQFAFVSTSLAKRASEIIARLSLETKLVLLADLGEISSFRDISIVVMPAYSVSIANVLNSAAVSVEPTCQDTRSTVRFTAPSARVLVVDDIATNLKITQGLLSPYGVQVDLCESGKEAVELVKSNAYDLVFMDHMMPGMSGIDATAAIRAMEGDRFRDLPVVALTANAIAGMREMFLKNGFNDYLSKPIDTNVLKKLMERWIPRGKRQNLQNVLRQEVKVETLKIEGLDVAKGILMTGGSEAGYREVLDIYRRDVKERWTVLREYLVPDSLEKGLSLFVIQVHALKSASASIGAQALSQEAAELETLGRAGDVTEIERRLPSFLDNLSTIKERIRAVSPLSQPIPSEVPSEGKGSAEDALTTMDPSVWLPLKKALEEENIGMIDSLLEDLAKTPLNENAKKFLSDISNYAFVSEFGKAVTVIERLLM; encoded by the coding sequence ATGGATGTTCAAGAGGCATGGGTCGAGACAACGGCATTGACAGCTAGAATAGAGGCATTGGAAAAGGAAAACAAGCGACTAGAACATGAAAACCGCGTGACTGGACGCAGGTTGCAGATAGCCCGAGGGGAAATCGACCTCGCGAAAGACTACAACCTCATGAAGGATAAGCTGCTGAAAACCATCATCGCCGAAAAATCGAATCAGACAAAGTATTTCAATTTATTGTTAAACAACGCCCAGAGCGTCATCCTTTTGCTCGACGAAAAATTGCGACTTGTTTATTGTTCCGATTATTTTTTGCGTATGGCTGGAATCTCCAGCTTTGGTTTGGTCGGTGATCGGGAGTTCCTGGATGTCTTTCGGGATACGGTGTCCCTCGACGTGGTCGAAGACATTCAGTTAATGTTGGAAAAGGCTTTACGGAGCCGCCACGCTGACGTTGCCAACAAAACGATATCTATCGGGATCACTCCTCAGCGTCATTACACGGTATATGTGACGCCTATGTCGGACGAGGATGGGTCCATCGGCGGCGCGCTCCTACTGTTTTACGATATTACGGAGCTTCTGCGCGCTAAGGAGGCAGCGGAGCGGGCGAGTGAGGTCAAGTCTGCCTTCTTGGCCAGTATGAGCCACGAAATCCGAACACCGATGAACGTCATCATCGGTATGAGCGAGTTAGCCCTACGTGAGAAAAACTCCCCCGCCACCGAGGAATACATCGCGGGCATCCGGGAAGCGGGTTCCAACCTCCTGTCCATCATCAACAACATCTTGGATTTTTCAAAGGTCGCGTCCGGCAATATGTCGATCAACTCCACTCCCTACACCTTCGCTTCTTTGCTCAGCGACGTCATCAACATCACACGAGCGCAAATCGCCGAAAAAAACATCCTCTTCGCGGTCAACGTGGATTCAGAGTTACCCAACAACCTGATCGGGGACGAAATACGTGTTCGCCAGGTTCTGCTTAACATCCTCGCCAACGCCGCGAAGTACACCTCGGAGGGTTTCATCCACCTCAATGTGACGGGCGCCTCGATGGACGAGGGCGAGATCTTGTTTTCATTTTCCATTACCGACAGCGGCGCTGGCATTAAAGAGGAGGAACTGGAGAATATTTTCGAGGATTTCGTTCGGGTCGGTTCCGAACTCAACAAAAAAATCAAGGGTGCTGGCCTGGGGTTGACGATCAGCAAGAATTTATGCCGCGCCATGGGTGGCGACATCACGGTGACGAGCGTATACGGAAGAGGCTCGACGTTTACGGCCACCCTCACTCAATCTTTCACGAACGGTGCGAAACTGGCCTCCGTGGAGAACGCTTCCCAAAAGCGAGTGCTTTTCTGCGACGAGCGGCCCCTTTACAGAAAATCCATCGCCGCCACCTTGAGGAACCTCCGGGTACCCGTCTCAATGACCTCAGAACCCAATGAGTTTTTTATAAGACTTAAAAGCGGGCGCTTCCAGTTCGCTTTCGTGTCCACGTCTCTCGCGAAAAGAGCTTCAGAGATTATCGCGCGTTTGAGTTTGGAGACGAAGCTCGTGCTGTTGGCGGATCTGGGTGAGATTTCCTCCTTTCGAGATATTTCCATCGTCGTCATGCCGGCCTATTCGGTATCCATCGCCAACGTGCTCAACAGCGCGGCGGTCAGTGTAGAACCTACCTGCCAGGATACGAGATCAACGGTACGCTTTACGGCCCCTAGCGCGCGAGTGCTGGTAGTGGATGACATCGCCACCAATCTCAAAATCACCCAGGGCCTCCTTTCGCCTTACGGAGTGCAAGTTGATCTCTGCGAGAGCGGCAAAGAAGCTGTAGAGCTGGTGAAGTCCAACGCCTACGACCTGGTTTTCATGGACCACATGATGCCCGGTATGAGCGGAATTGACGCCACGGCGGCCATTCGGGCGATGGAAGGAGATCGTTTTCGTGACCTTCCCGTCGTGGCTTTGACGGCCAACGCCATAGCCGGAATGCGCGAGATGTTTTTGAAGAATGGCTTCAACGATTACCTCTCCAAGCCCATCGACACTAACGTGTTGAAGAAACTCATGGAACGATGGATACCCAGGGGAAAGAGACAGAACCTCCAAAACGTTCTTCGGCAGGAGGTGAAAGTGGAGACACTAAAAATAGAAGGGCTCGACGTTGCAAAAGGTATTCTCATGACGGGAGGTAGCGAGGCCGGCTATCGGGAAGTGCTCGACATTTACCGTCGCGACGTGAAAGAGCGATGGACGGTGTTACGAGAATACCTCGTCCCCGACTCTCTCGAAAAGGGGCTTTCTCTGTTCGTCATCCAAGTACACGCGTTGAAAAGCGCTTCCGCCAGCATCGGGGCGCAAGCCTTATCTCAGGAAGCCGCAGAACTGGAGACCCTAGGACGCGCCGGTGACGTGACGGAGATCGAGCGACGGCTCCCTAGCTTTTTGGATAATCTCTCAACGATAAAGGAACGCATCCGCGCCGTTTCGCCCTTGTCCCAACCTATTCCGTCTGAAGTTCCGTCTGAAGGCAAAGGATCCGCGGAGGACGCGCTGACGACGATGGATCCTTCGGTGTGGCTCCCGCTGAAAAAAGCCCTAGAAGAGGAAAATATCGGCATGATAGACTCTCTGCTGGAAGATCTTGCGAAAACGCCGCTGAACGAGAACGCGAAAAAGTTCCTGTCCGATATCTCCAACTACGCTTTCGTATCCGAGTTTGGGAAAGCTGTCACGGTCATCGAGCGCCTTTTAATGTAA
- the ppdK gene encoding pyruvate, phosphate dikinase, protein MSEKYIYDLNEGNAEMKAILGGKGANLAEMVRSGLPVPPGFIITTEVCLKYLKDPKIMDTIWDGVKSSVSKLEKETGKRFNDKSNPLLVSVRSGAPISMPGMMETILNLGLNDNTVEGLATASGNRRFAFDSYRRFIQMFGSVVDEVDSGKFEHVLAECKKKLSVSFDNEIPAQELEKIVAEFKKIYKDSTGSDFPTDPWDQLRKAIEAVFKSWNIPRAITYRKINKISDDLGTAVNVISMIFGNLGDDCGTGVCFTRSPSDGTNKLYGEFLINAQGEDVVAGIRTPIHIDELEKVMPDIYRELLKLTSQLEKSYKEMQDIEFTIERGKLYLLQTRTGKRTAAAAVKVATDMVNEGLIDKKTAVSRVTPEQVEQLLHRQVDKNAKKDVIAVGLPASPGAGVGALVFEADEAETWGKQGKKVILARPETCPDDIHGLFAADAVVTSRGGMTSHAAVVARGMGKPAVCGCEEMTIDLAAETLSARGRTFKKGDVVTVDGTTGSILAGEVPLVEATFDENFEKILIWSDEIARQQVWANADTPEDARRAREFGAKGVGLCRTEHMFMATDRLPVVQELIVADTLDERLVALSRLKVMQKGDFVEIFKAMDGFPVIVRLLDPPLHEFMPKEPTILEGLSELEKKGQANSSEALRLQKTLAKVRQLHESNPMLGFRGCRLGMVYPEIYEMQIEAIFEAVTDLVSKGVAVHPEVMIPLVGTKVEMKFFREMADRLASEVARKTGVKFDYLVGTMIELPRAALVADQLAEYAQFFSFGTNDLTQTTLGYSRDDAEGKFLFQYVEKGVFKENPFSELDRDGVGALMKIGVEKGRGVNKNLSAGICGEHGGNPASIAFCCSLDMNYVSCSPFRVPVARVAAAHAALGVLK, encoded by the coding sequence ATGAGTGAGAAGTACATCTACGATTTAAACGAGGGCAATGCCGAAATGAAAGCCATCTTGGGCGGCAAAGGGGCCAATCTGGCTGAAATGGTACGCAGTGGGCTGCCGGTACCGCCGGGTTTCATCATCACCACGGAGGTCTGCCTCAAGTACTTGAAGGATCCAAAGATCATGGACACGATCTGGGACGGGGTTAAATCTTCCGTCTCGAAATTGGAAAAAGAGACGGGCAAGAGGTTCAACGATAAAAGCAACCCTCTTCTGGTGTCCGTGCGGTCGGGAGCGCCCATTTCCATGCCCGGCATGATGGAGACCATTCTCAACCTGGGCCTCAATGACAACACGGTGGAGGGTCTGGCGACGGCCTCCGGTAATCGGCGTTTCGCCTTCGACAGCTATCGGCGTTTTATCCAAATGTTTGGCAGCGTGGTGGACGAGGTGGACTCCGGTAAGTTCGAGCACGTCCTGGCGGAGTGCAAGAAAAAACTAAGCGTTTCCTTCGACAATGAAATCCCCGCCCAAGAGCTAGAGAAGATCGTGGCGGAGTTCAAAAAAATCTATAAGGACTCCACCGGCTCGGATTTTCCGACGGACCCCTGGGATCAGCTCCGTAAGGCCATAGAGGCCGTCTTTAAAAGCTGGAATATTCCTAGAGCCATCACTTACCGCAAGATCAACAAAATCTCCGACGATTTGGGGACGGCGGTCAACGTTATCTCCATGATCTTCGGCAACCTGGGCGACGACTGCGGAACAGGTGTCTGCTTCACTCGCAGCCCCTCCGACGGCACCAATAAACTTTACGGCGAGTTTCTGATCAACGCTCAGGGCGAGGACGTGGTGGCCGGTATTCGCACGCCAATCCACATCGATGAGCTGGAGAAAGTCATGCCGGACATTTATAGAGAGCTTCTGAAACTCACCAGCCAGCTTGAAAAATCCTATAAGGAAATGCAGGACATCGAGTTCACCATTGAGCGCGGCAAACTGTACCTGCTCCAGACCCGCACGGGCAAGCGCACGGCCGCGGCGGCCGTCAAAGTCGCCACGGATATGGTGAACGAGGGTTTGATCGACAAAAAGACGGCGGTGAGTCGGGTGACTCCCGAACAGGTGGAGCAGCTTCTGCACCGTCAGGTCGACAAAAACGCGAAAAAAGACGTAATTGCCGTAGGGCTTCCCGCATCGCCGGGGGCGGGTGTGGGGGCTTTGGTCTTCGAGGCCGACGAGGCGGAGACCTGGGGCAAACAGGGTAAAAAAGTCATTCTCGCCCGGCCCGAGACCTGCCCGGACGACATTCATGGTCTCTTTGCCGCCGACGCCGTCGTCACCAGCCGCGGAGGCATGACCAGTCACGCGGCGGTGGTGGCCCGAGGCATGGGCAAACCCGCTGTCTGCGGCTGCGAGGAAATGACCATTGACTTGGCTGCCGAGACCTTGAGCGCTCGTGGACGCACGTTTAAAAAGGGAGACGTGGTCACCGTCGACGGCACCACGGGCTCCATTTTGGCGGGGGAAGTTCCCCTAGTGGAGGCCACTTTTGACGAGAACTTCGAGAAAATCTTGATTTGGTCGGACGAGATCGCCAGGCAGCAGGTTTGGGCCAATGCCGACACCCCGGAAGACGCCCGTCGTGCCAGGGAGTTCGGAGCCAAGGGCGTTGGGCTCTGCCGCACTGAGCACATGTTTATGGCCACCGACCGGCTGCCTGTGGTGCAGGAACTCATCGTCGCCGACACCTTAGATGAGCGCTTGGTGGCTTTGAGCAGGCTCAAGGTGATGCAGAAGGGTGATTTCGTGGAGATCTTCAAAGCGATGGACGGATTCCCTGTCATCGTGCGCTTGTTGGATCCGCCTCTGCACGAGTTCATGCCGAAGGAACCTACCATCCTCGAAGGTCTCTCTGAACTTGAAAAGAAGGGACAGGCCAACTCTTCGGAGGCTCTGCGTCTCCAGAAGACTTTGGCGAAGGTCCGTCAGCTCCACGAGTCGAACCCGATGCTGGGCTTCCGAGGCTGTCGATTGGGCATGGTATACCCTGAGATCTACGAGATGCAGATCGAAGCAATTTTCGAGGCCGTGACCGACCTGGTCTCTAAGGGCGTTGCCGTCCATCCCGAGGTCATGATTCCCTTGGTGGGGACGAAGGTTGAGATGAAGTTTTTCCGCGAAATGGCCGACCGGTTGGCCTCCGAAGTGGCCCGTAAAACAGGAGTCAAGTTTGACTATTTAGTAGGAACCATGATCGAGCTTCCTCGGGCGGCGTTGGTGGCGGACCAGTTGGCGGAGTACGCGCAATTCTTCAGCTTTGGAACCAACGACCTGACCCAGACGACCCTGGGCTACTCCCGTGACGACGCAGAGGGTAAGTTCTTGTTCCAGTACGTGGAGAAGGGAGTCTTCAAGGAAAACCCCTTCAGCGAATTGGACCGGGACGGCGTGGGTGCGTTAATGAAAATTGGCGTGGAAAAAGGCCGCGGCGTGAATAAGAACCTCTCGGCGGGCATTTGCGGAGAGCACGGAGGCAACCCGGCTTCCATCGCTTTCTGTTGCTCTCTCGACATGAACTACGTGAGTTGCTCTCCTTTCCGCGTTCCCGTCGCTCGTGTGGCCGCGGCTCACGCGGCGTTGGGCGTCTTGAAGTAA